One genomic region from Sphingobacterium multivorum encodes:
- a CDS encoding SusC/RagA family TonB-linked outer membrane protein codes for MHNYLPSKHSILTMLLLRSNIRADVNWALRLGLMGLLSTSYLLADAQQNASINGVIKDETGKPIPSATVTLRNAISGLKKTTTSRPDGTFSLDQVPAGQGYQISVSSIGFKTRELSDYTITDRDKLAINISLESSAQNLQEVVVTALGIKREKKALGYTVAELKGDELTQGKETNVANALSGKVAGVQVSRAASGAGGSSKVVIRGNNSLIGNSQPLYVVDGVPIDNQNISSPNQSGGTDYGDGIGNINPEDIETMSVLKGPNAAALYGQRGSNGVILITTKSGKAGKTRFNYGTDFSLGNGLVLPDFQNVYGQGLNGTFTHFRKDDGTIVSMSEALKNGYSGMPKMSAGRDRTTRASWGAKMEGQTYEDAYGNILQLTPKPDTYSSFFQTEKQFVNNLSIDGGTDKVNYRFSFANTDVKGYIPTNTLKRNNFGLRTQAKITDKFHIDIKANYIAQKGQNRPTLADAADNPAYLFISQPRSLGNDIMAQYKWTAQEISRQLGFSGLTEGLEKTYATNSSTANPFWTIHENHNEDRRDRIIGLLRLSYDVAPWLKVTATGGTDFYTDQRFRYRPINTYQSLNRKGDIREEVIRAREDNFDVLASSNFKLTDDIKLSANLGASHQSRYLRMTGNSGNQFIVPNLFVINNTTTNSYIFDLIESKINSAYLSGQFSYKDYWFVDFSARNDWSSTLSKENNSFFYPSVSSSLVLSDAFKWQSEALSFAKIRASWAQAGSSGNPYQLTGAYSLNQYTHGGVPMASYTEIIPDPNLKNELTTSIEAGADLRFLKNRLSFSFTYYQAKTKNQILDVPIAPSSLYVKNRINAGEISNRGIEFVLGATPIKTESGFEWNTTFNYNRNRNKVESLYPGVESFLLATDRGINVVAEVGKPFGQLIGTQFAWIKDEQGNRLIDPTTGLPLRTAGRVETDLGNAQPDWLGGFANTFKYKGFNLYALVDIRQGGVIFSQSNREQIIYGTSKKTLEGRDGSYIAEGIVGQKDGSGNWTSTGTKNSKQVAAQDYWNMVASDKEVMVSEEMINDMSYIAMREISLSYSFPKKLMPHKLVSSLKLGVYGRNLFYFQRKTDGFSPEASAFNVNNSSIGIESTSLPMMRTFGINLTVGL; via the coding sequence ATGCACAATTATTTACCTTCCAAGCATAGTATCCTGACTATGCTACTGTTGAGATCCAACATTAGAGCCGACGTAAACTGGGCACTGCGTCTTGGACTCATGGGGCTTTTGTCAACAAGCTATCTTCTTGCTGACGCCCAACAAAATGCTTCTATTAATGGAGTAATCAAAGATGAAACTGGGAAGCCCATTCCTTCGGCAACGGTTACCTTACGTAACGCAATAAGCGGATTAAAAAAAACAACGACAAGCAGACCTGATGGGACTTTTTCGCTCGATCAGGTTCCAGCCGGACAGGGCTACCAGATCAGCGTATCATCCATCGGTTTTAAGACCAGAGAACTTTCGGATTATACCATTACCGACAGAGACAAACTGGCCATCAACATCAGTTTGGAATCGAGTGCGCAGAATCTACAGGAAGTTGTCGTTACAGCACTTGGTATCAAACGTGAAAAAAAAGCGCTCGGATATACGGTTGCTGAACTCAAAGGCGACGAGCTGACACAGGGTAAGGAAACGAATGTGGCCAATGCCCTGTCAGGAAAAGTTGCTGGTGTACAGGTGAGCCGCGCGGCGTCTGGTGCTGGAGGTTCATCCAAAGTCGTCATCCGAGGCAACAACTCTCTTATTGGTAATAGCCAGCCGCTCTATGTGGTTGACGGTGTGCCGATAGACAATCAAAATATTTCGTCCCCAAATCAGTCGGGGGGAACAGATTATGGTGACGGAATCGGAAACATCAATCCCGAAGACATCGAAACCATGTCGGTATTAAAAGGCCCAAACGCTGCAGCCCTCTATGGTCAGCGAGGAAGTAACGGCGTTATCTTGATAACCACCAAATCCGGTAAAGCAGGTAAAACGCGCTTTAACTACGGTACAGATTTTTCGTTGGGCAATGGCTTGGTTTTACCTGATTTTCAGAATGTCTATGGCCAAGGATTGAATGGTACATTTACACACTTTAGAAAAGATGACGGCACAATTGTCTCCATGAGTGAGGCACTGAAAAATGGCTACAGTGGTATGCCTAAAATGAGTGCTGGACGTGACCGCACAACACGGGCTAGCTGGGGTGCAAAAATGGAAGGTCAGACTTATGAAGACGCGTATGGCAACATTTTACAGTTAACACCAAAGCCAGATACCTACTCGTCGTTTTTTCAAACAGAGAAACAGTTTGTCAACAATCTTAGTATCGATGGCGGAACAGACAAAGTAAACTACCGTTTTTCATTTGCCAATACAGATGTAAAAGGTTATATTCCAACCAATACATTAAAGAGAAACAATTTCGGTTTACGTACCCAAGCCAAAATAACCGATAAATTTCATATCGACATTAAGGCCAACTATATCGCCCAAAAGGGGCAGAACCGGCCTACATTGGCCGATGCAGCAGACAACCCGGCTTACCTATTCATCAGCCAGCCGCGAAGCTTGGGCAACGACATCATGGCCCAGTATAAATGGACCGCGCAGGAGATCAGCAGACAGCTCGGATTTTCGGGATTGACGGAAGGATTAGAGAAAACATATGCCACCAATAGTTCCACAGCCAACCCCTTTTGGACCATTCATGAAAACCACAATGAAGATCGTCGGGACCGCATCATAGGGTTACTCCGTCTAAGTTACGACGTCGCTCCTTGGCTTAAGGTTACAGCGACTGGAGGGACCGACTTCTATACCGATCAACGGTTCCGCTACCGCCCTATTAATACCTACCAGAGTCTAAACCGAAAAGGCGACATCCGAGAAGAGGTCATCCGTGCCCGCGAAGACAATTTTGACGTTCTCGCTAGCTCCAACTTTAAATTGACCGACGATATCAAACTCAGTGCCAACTTAGGGGCCAGCCATCAAAGCAGGTATTTGCGTATGACCGGCAACTCGGGCAATCAATTTATTGTTCCCAATCTCTTTGTAATCAATAACACCACGACAAATAGTTACATATTTGACCTGATCGAGTCCAAGATTAATTCGGCTTATCTATCGGGTCAATTCAGTTACAAAGACTATTGGTTTGTGGATTTCTCCGCCCGTAACGACTGGTCTTCGACTCTTTCAAAGGAAAATAATTCGTTCTTTTATCCTTCGGTAAGCTCCAGCTTGGTCTTATCGGATGCTTTCAAATGGCAGTCTGAAGCCCTGTCATTTGCAAAAATAAGGGCCTCTTGGGCACAAGCTGGGAGTTCAGGAAACCCCTATCAGCTGACAGGAGCCTATAGTCTCAACCAGTACACCCACGGTGGTGTACCGATGGCTTCGTATACAGAAATTATTCCTGATCCGAATTTGAAAAACGAGTTGACCACATCGATCGAAGCTGGGGCAGATCTGCGATTTCTGAAAAACAGACTTTCGTTCTCTTTTACCTACTATCAGGCCAAGACAAAGAATCAGATTTTGGATGTACCCATTGCCCCTTCTAGTCTCTATGTGAAAAACAGGATCAACGCTGGAGAAATTAGCAACAGAGGTATTGAATTTGTCTTGGGCGCAACACCGATCAAAACTGAATCGGGCTTTGAATGGAATACCACCTTCAATTACAACCGCAACCGGAATAAAGTAGAATCACTCTATCCAGGGGTAGAAAGCTTCTTGCTTGCTACAGACCGCGGCATAAATGTTGTTGCGGAAGTTGGAAAACCATTTGGCCAGCTCATTGGGACACAGTTTGCCTGGATCAAAGATGAGCAGGGAAATAGATTGATCGATCCTACGACTGGGCTGCCTTTGCGCACAGCTGGGCGTGTAGAAACCGATCTTGGCAATGCGCAACCCGACTGGCTGGGAGGTTTTGCCAATACCTTTAAATATAAAGGTTTCAATCTATATGCGCTTGTCGACATCCGCCAGGGCGGCGTGATCTTCTCCCAATCGAACCGTGAACAAATCATTTACGGGACTTCTAAAAAGACCTTAGAAGGCCGTGATGGCAGCTACATTGCTGAGGGGATCGTGGGACAAAAAGATGGATCAGGCAATTGGACAAGCACAGGAACAAAAAATAGTAAGCAGGTCGCCGCACAAGATTATTGGAACATGGTTGCGAGTGACAAAGAGGTCATGGTATCCGAAGAAATGATCAATGATATGAGCTATATTGCCATGCGCGAAATCAGTCTTTCGTATTCTTTCCCGAAGAAACTGATGCCGCATAAACTCGTCAGCTCGCTAAAATTGGGCGTGTATGGACGTAACCTTTTTTACTTTCAACGGAAAACGGATGGATTTTCACCAGAAGCTTCTGCTTTCAACGTAAACAATAGCTCCATCGGTATAGAATCAACGTCCCTTCCAATGATGCGCACATTCGGTATTAACCTCACTGTTGGCCTGTAA